CTTGACAACCTCTATAATTCATTTTGTTCAAGTTTAGGGTCTTTACACTCTTATCTTTTAAGATATCTTCCTCAATCTTATTAGCAATAAAGGCACAACTACCTTTTTCTCTTGGGGAGCTATTGATTATATATGTATCCATAAGCCTACATGTTACTAATTTAACCTAAATAAAGTGGCATTTCAACAATTTAGTTTTCATACGGCTAATTTAAAACATTAAAGAAATTGCTATTAATACCAACTACTGACAAATAATTTTCTGATTTTTTAGCTATTTTTTTTGACTTTGCTAATACACTTGATAAGACATCTTCGTTAATATTATTAACATTTTTTGCAATCTCAATAATTGCAGCACTTATTGATAAAAGTTGTATCTTATCTTTTCTGCCTTGTCTATTAATACCAACATAATAACCCTTCTTTCTAGTTTCTTCATCAAAGAATACCAGTATAGAGCTATTAAATGAAGATATAACCTTTTCAACATCTTTAACTATACTCAAACATTCCTCATTATCTCTCAGTGAACCCACAAAAAAATCATCTCCACCAATGTGCCCAATAAAATATTTATTTATATCAATACATTTAAAAAGTATATCTTTACACATAAGAATTGCTCTATCGCCTAACCTAAAACCATAGTTGTCATTAAAGGGTTTGAAATGATTAAAATCTAGATATACAAAATATCTATATTTATTAGCCTT
This genomic window from Deferribacterota bacterium contains:
- a CDS encoding diguanylate cyclase, translated to ATDEDLIRDRLDTVKPVLINSTMEEVFERFEDNPELTILPVVDNTGSPKGVICEKSIKRYIYAPFGRELLINKSINENIRRFLTAIPTVDIKKSIEEVIEVYSQNIEAEGLIVTEDAKYKGMINPKDIINIINKKELEIAKETNPLTKLPGNILINKYISDALNKANKYRYFVYLDFNHFKPFNDNYGFRLGDRAILMCKDILFKCIDINKYFIGHIGGDDFFVGSLRDNEECLSIVKDVEKVISSFNSSILVFFDEETRKKGYYVGINRQGRKDKIQLLSISAAIIEIAKNVNNINEDVLSSVLAKSKKIAKKSENYLSVVGINSNFFNVLN